From the Oleiharenicola lentus genome, one window contains:
- the araG gene encoding L-arabinose ABC transporter ATP-binding protein AraG, translating to MTATGNLLTFAALTKEFPGVRALDDVSFGVRAGSVHALMGENGAGKSTLLKILSGAYQPTGGSVRLDGQAHVFSSTAEAIAAGVAVIYQELHLVAEMTVAENLLLGRYPRRGPFLDRVALRTEATRLLQLVGEDISPDAKLGRLPLAQRQMVEIAKALGRGAKIVAFDEPTSSLSEKETQRLFQIIRDLRDRGTAILYVTHRMDEVYAICDAATVLRDGRHVVTHESLANVTRDSLVKSMVGRELTNVFNYRPRPHTPGGLEVRDLAGPGLRAPVSFSVARGEILGFFGLVGAGRSELMRLVCGAVAPAAGEVRIHGEPLGGGSPRTAIRAGLVFCPEDRKKEGIIAIRSVAENINLSARRSRLRAGLFLDHVWEKTNAAAQIAKLGVRTASPDTLIGLLSGGNQQKAILARWLSEKVRVVVLDEPTRGIDIGAKSEIYALIHDLAAAGTSVVIVSSELPEVLGIADRIIVMREGLVAAEFPRATATPETVLHAALPVGTPT from the coding sequence ATGACCGCGACTGGAAATCTTCTCACCTTCGCCGCTCTCACCAAGGAGTTCCCCGGCGTGCGCGCGCTCGACGACGTGTCGTTCGGCGTCCGTGCGGGCAGCGTGCACGCCCTCATGGGCGAGAACGGCGCGGGCAAGTCCACGCTCCTCAAGATTCTCAGCGGCGCCTACCAACCGACCGGCGGCAGCGTGCGCCTCGACGGACAGGCGCATGTCTTCAGCTCCACCGCGGAGGCCATCGCGGCCGGCGTCGCCGTCATCTACCAGGAGCTGCACCTCGTGGCCGAGATGACCGTGGCCGAGAATCTCCTGCTCGGACGCTACCCGCGGCGCGGTCCCTTCCTCGACCGCGTCGCCCTCCGCACCGAGGCCACGCGCCTGCTCCAGCTCGTCGGCGAGGACATCTCCCCCGACGCCAAACTCGGCCGCCTGCCGCTCGCGCAGCGCCAGATGGTCGAGATCGCCAAGGCCCTCGGCCGCGGCGCGAAGATCGTGGCCTTCGACGAGCCGACCAGCTCGTTGTCCGAGAAGGAAACGCAGCGCCTCTTCCAGATCATCCGCGACCTGCGCGACCGCGGCACCGCCATCCTCTATGTCACGCACCGCATGGACGAGGTCTATGCGATCTGTGACGCCGCCACCGTGCTGCGCGACGGCCGCCACGTCGTCACGCACGAGTCGCTCGCCAACGTCACCCGCGATTCGCTGGTGAAGAGCATGGTCGGCCGCGAACTGACCAACGTCTTCAACTACCGCCCGCGGCCGCACACGCCCGGCGGCCTCGAGGTCCGCGACCTCGCCGGCCCCGGACTCCGGGCGCCCGTGTCCTTCAGCGTGGCACGCGGGGAAATCCTCGGTTTCTTCGGTCTCGTCGGCGCCGGCCGTTCCGAGCTGATGCGCCTGGTGTGCGGCGCCGTGGCGCCGGCTGCCGGCGAGGTGCGCATCCACGGGGAACCGCTCGGCGGCGGCTCGCCGCGCACCGCCATCCGCGCCGGCCTCGTGTTCTGCCCCGAGGACCGCAAGAAGGAGGGCATCATCGCCATCCGCTCCGTGGCCGAGAACATCAACCTTAGCGCCCGCCGCTCGCGCCTGCGCGCCGGACTCTTCCTCGACCACGTCTGGGAAAAAACCAACGCCGCCGCCCAGATCGCCAAGCTCGGTGTCCGGACCGCTTCGCCCGACACGCTCATCGGCCTGCTCTCCGGCGGCAACCAGCAGAAGGCCATCCTCGCGCGCTGGCTTTCGGAAAAGGTCCGTGTCGTCGTGCTCGACGAGCCCACGCGCGGCATCGACATCGGCGCCAAGAGCGAGATTTACGCCCTCATCCACGACCTCGCCGCCGCCGGGACGAGCGTCGTGATCGTGTCCAGCGAACTGCCCGAGGTGCTCGGCATCGCCGACCGCATCATCGTGATGCGCGAGGGTCTTGTCGCCGCCGAATTTCCCCGCGCCACCGCCACGCCCGAAACCGTCCTGCACGCCGCGCTGCCGGTGGGAACCCCGACCTGA